In Clostridia bacterium, a single window of DNA contains:
- a CDS encoding DUF4489 domain-containing protein, with protein MDSYYNNKKKEEYCPYVPYSKPKKILLECGQHSQDAIFEIDDGKVQEKQSFVLDKLIIDTTCLYKPVVKIEFSSLIAFEAEDEEGKEHEVEVDLLFKLIRICKNGKGEKDYEVVQTWRYLKEIDVEDSIKELEVEISEPFTVTFCDKTCPGCCEYKMIVEGKDFEGEFEFLRVTKADLSALAQGLCDD; from the coding sequence ATGGATAGCTATTATAATAACAAAAAGAAGGAAGAATATTGTCCTTATGTTCCGTATTCTAAGCCCAAAAAGATTTTGTTAGAATGCGGTCAGCATTCTCAAGATGCAATTTTTGAGATTGATGACGGTAAAGTTCAAGAAAAACAAAGCTTCGTTTTGGATAAATTGATCATTGATACCACCTGCTTATATAAGCCGGTTGTAAAGATTGAGTTTTCAAGTCTTATTGCATTTGAAGCAGAAGATGAAGAAGGCAAAGAACATGAAGTAGAAGTTGATTTATTATTTAAGTTGATAAGAATTTGCAAAAACGGCAAAGGCGAAAAAGATTATGAAGTAGTGCAAACTTGGAGATACCTAAAAGAAATTGATGTAGAAGATAGCATCAAGGAATTGGAAGTTGAGATAAGCGAACCGTTTACAGTGACTTTCTGTGACAAAACCTGTCCAGGATGCTGTGAATATAAAATGATAGTAGAAGGCAAAGATTTTGAAGGTGAGTTTGAATTCTTGAGAGTTACAAAAGCTGATTTGAGCGCTTTGGCTCAAGGTTTGTGCGACGATTAA